The DNA sequence GTCCTTACGAACTCGGTGTGACTACTTGAAGAGCTGGAGAGTCAGAGCGATGGGCGCCCTCTGCGCAAGTTAGGCGGCGGCTTCCATTTTGAGTGTCGTGAGGAGAGGTGCAAGGCGAGCAAGCTCAGCTTCCATTTCGGCAAGCGCGGTTTTCGCTTGGGTCAGATTTCCTTGCCGCCCGATCTTCTCCAGCTTGAGCGCTGCTTCAAAGGCGTTATTCGCGGCAAAATTCGCTACCGAGCCTTTCAACGTGTGGACGGCAAAGGTAAGCGTTTGTGCATTGCCATGAGACAGCGCGTCTTGCATGGTGGTCAATAAGAGTGGGTATTCGTCTAGAAAGACCGCTGCCATCTCGCGTAACAACTCGCGATCTCCATCGACACGATTGAGGGCCTCGTCGAGGTCGAAAATTTGTTGCGCGTTTGCACTCCCGAGCTGTGGTGGTATGGGAAACCCCTGCGTGGGTACAGCGGGGAAGGGAACGACTTTCGCTTGTCGCTCGTCTTTCTTTTGTCGGTCTGAACTAAGGGTGAATTGGCTTGCTTCCAAGGTCGAGCTAGATGGCATGGAGGGCGATGCTGGAGCAGCGGACGCTTCGGTCGTTTCTCCGGCACCATTCGTGAAACGAAATTGGGGTGACGAAGCAGAGGGAGTCTGTCCTGCCGGGGCAAATGCGGTGGACGTCCCCGGAGTCTTAATACTGAATGGTGAGGTGTTTTGTTCGGGGTTCGCGAAGTCATGCTGCTGTGGCGGAGTCGACGGAGTCGAGGCATTGTGTGATGAGAGAGGCGAATACCCGGCTGGATAATGCGAATCAGCATTGCTGTTAGTAGGAGAGGACAACTGCGACCACGGTGGCATTGCTGCCTCTGTCGGAGCAGTTGACGACCCAGGAGGAGCAGCGAAGGTGTTTCCCCCTGTTGTCCCGTGATGAGCTGGATCTGATTCGCTGATGTGAGCTGTCGCGTTGGGTACAGAGCTACTTTTCAATGCTGCACGCTTGGAAACATCGCGATAGACACCTTGAAAGCCAATTGCTGTACCATTTTTATCAGTGATCGCTCGGGTGCGAACCTCAACTCGCACGGCGTTGCCATTGTGATGGAGAAGCTCGAGTTCGCAGAGTGAGGACAATTTCTCGCCAGCCTGAAAGCGACGAATCCGGTCTTCTGTAATGCCGAGGGAGGCAATCGACAATATCGTGCTATAGTGCTTCTCGACGATTTCTTCTCGGATTCGTCCGAGCATGTGCTCGAATCCGCGATTCACACTTGTCACGGTTCCTTCTAGCGAAATCGTGGCAATGCCGTCATTCGTGTTCTCCACGAGATTACGGTAGAACTCTTCGCTTGCGCGCAATGTTTCTTCGGCGCGGCGCTGTTTTGCCAGT is a window from the Deltaproteobacteria bacterium genome containing:
- a CDS encoding PAS domain S-box protein, coding for MVSSLIPALVQRLSTPVNHYCGKLFPATALPFSSASILAVQTTQPLHWIIDSVPVLALFLIPVLARMKRSTSSSRPSAQGEASATKLTQAVTELKAELAKQRRAEETLRASEEFYRNLVENTNDGIATISLEGTVTSVNRGFEHMLGRIREEIVEKHYSTILSIASLGITEDRIRRFQAGEKLSSLCELELLHHNGNAVRVEVRTRAITDKNGTAIGFQGVYRDVSKRAALKSSSVPNATAHISESDPAHHGTTGGNTFAAPPGSSTAPTEAAMPPWSQLSSPTNSNADSHYPAGYSPLSSHNASTPSTPPQQHDFANPEQNTSPFSIKTPGTSTAFAPAGQTPSASSPQFRFTNGAGETTEASAAPASPSMPSSSTLEASQFTLSSDRQKKDERQAKVVPFPAVPTQGFPIPPQLGSANAQQIFDLDEALNRVDGDRELLREMAAVFLDEYPLLLTTMQDALSHGNAQTLTFAVHTLKGSVANFAANNAFEAALKLEKIGRQGNLTQAKTALAEMEAELARLAPLLTTLKMEAAA